In Acipenser ruthenus chromosome 15, fAciRut3.2 maternal haplotype, whole genome shotgun sequence, a genomic segment contains:
- the LOC117421803 gene encoding protein phosphatase 1 regulatory subunit 36-like isoform X1 gives MVNTATNLPMKSIGALVPGRWQWEEETQTLQFFSFSQSIDTKDKRKKKAINFQETGSKRADRLPGSPPVTTQGFGGARIPVDKKMMGNAPGIMRGSPRLGLKQGQREHITVEDVKSVAFNLLQENESLSIPLCFTTVMRSQQLNNFLSALLLYVSCYFEKEALERKPKPLMSEQSVTERKAVAEACAKVEIARKQLALKYSILVLGLGMSQQHHMACGKSRVSSTYKDRQLFECLYNFCAYVAWVTFRRKDLKGIQEEVGRLLRSDTFNPAIRVRQASEEQSKKKSTVKGKVCPPERRKRNPKRPAIKSIINQRSPVIVSLLPSPKEKSQYLFKPHRLDQDKTIDSCDIEALVDELSAALSSNFGIIGEPLSQYSMQTLVPCGAEPEDEEEDEQESKLTSKMSLGSRGLSSSQNDSQGNVSRPRTVVSRTTTEGFCSDTE, from the exons ATGGTAAACACTGCAACTAACTTACCTATGAAAAGT ATTGGAGCACTTGTACCAGGACGATGGCAGTGGGAGGAGGAGACACAAACCCTTCAATTCTTCAG TTTCAGTCAATCCATAGACACGAAAGATAAAAGGAAGAAGAAAGCAATCAATTTTCAGGAAACTGGCAGTAAGCGTGCagacag ATTGCCAGGATCCCCGCCTGTTACCACACAAGGCTTTGGAGGTGCAAGAATCCCTGTGGATAAAAAAATGATGGGGAACGCCCCGGGGATAATGCGGGGGTCCCCTCGACTTGGCTTAAAGCAAGGGCAGCGGGAGCACATCACTGTAGAGGACGTTAAGA gtgTGGCGTTTAACTTGCTCCAGGAAAATGAATCCCTTAGCATACCTCTGTGTTTTACCACTGTAATGAG AAGCCAGCAACTCAATAACTTTCTGTCTGCCCTACTGCTGTATGTATCCTGTTACTTTGAAAAAGAAGCTTTGGAAAGGAAACCTAAACCTCTAATGTC TGAACAAAGTGTAACAGAAAGGAAAGCAGTAGCTGAAGCATGTGCCAAAGTCGAAATAGCAAGAAAACAGCTTGCCTTGAAGTACTCCATTCTTGTCCTTGGACTTGGGATGTCTCAGCAGCACCATATGGCATGTGGGAA GAGCAGGGTGTCATCAACTTACAAAGACAGACAATTGTTTGAG TGCCTGTACAACTTCTGCGCTTACGTGGCCTGGGTGACATTTAGGCGTAAGGATCTGAAAGGGATTCAAGAAGAAGTGGGCAGGCTCCTTCGTTCGGATACCTTCAATCCTGCAATCAGAGTAAGACAGGCTTCCGAGGAGCAATCGAAAAAGAAAAGCACTGTAAAAGGCAAGGTCTGCCCTCCGGAGAGAAG GAAGCGTAATCCAAAACGACCAGCAATAAAAAGCATAATTAACCAGAGGTCTCCTGTGATTGTGTCTCTCCTGCCATCCCCGAAAGAGAAATCCCAGTATCTCTTCAAACCCCACCGACTAGACCAAGACAAAACCATTGATAGCTGTGACATTGAAGCTCTGGTAGATGAACTCTCTGCTGCTTTATCATCTaa CTTTGGAATTATTGGGGAGCCTCTGAGCCAGTACAGCATGCAAACCCTCGTGCCTTGTGGTGCTGAACCTGAAGATGAAGAAGAGGACGAGCAAGAAAGCAAACTAACAAGCAAAATGTCGCTGGGATCCCGGGGCTTATCGTCTTCTCAAAATGATTCGCAGGGAAATGTGAGCCGACCACGTACTGTTGTATCAAGAACAACTACAGAGGGGTTCTGTTCTGacactgaataa
- the LOC117421803 gene encoding protein phosphatase 1 regulatory subunit 36-like isoform X2: MVNTATNLPMKSIGALVPGRWQWEEETQTLQFFRLPGSPPVTTQGFGGARIPVDKKMMGNAPGIMRGSPRLGLKQGQREHITVEDVKSVAFNLLQENESLSIPLCFTTVMRSQQLNNFLSALLLYVSCYFEKEALERKPKPLMSEQSVTERKAVAEACAKVEIARKQLALKYSILVLGLGMSQQHHMACGKSRVSSTYKDRQLFECLYNFCAYVAWVTFRRKDLKGIQEEVGRLLRSDTFNPAIRVRQASEEQSKKKSTVKGKVCPPERRKRNPKRPAIKSIINQRSPVIVSLLPSPKEKSQYLFKPHRLDQDKTIDSCDIEALVDELSAALSSNFGIIGEPLSQYSMQTLVPCGAEPEDEEEDEQESKLTSKMSLGSRGLSSSQNDSQGNVSRPRTVVSRTTTEGFCSDTE, encoded by the exons ATGGTAAACACTGCAACTAACTTACCTATGAAAAGT ATTGGAGCACTTGTACCAGGACGATGGCAGTGGGAGGAGGAGACACAAACCCTTCAATTCTTCAG ATTGCCAGGATCCCCGCCTGTTACCACACAAGGCTTTGGAGGTGCAAGAATCCCTGTGGATAAAAAAATGATGGGGAACGCCCCGGGGATAATGCGGGGGTCCCCTCGACTTGGCTTAAAGCAAGGGCAGCGGGAGCACATCACTGTAGAGGACGTTAAGA gtgTGGCGTTTAACTTGCTCCAGGAAAATGAATCCCTTAGCATACCTCTGTGTTTTACCACTGTAATGAG AAGCCAGCAACTCAATAACTTTCTGTCTGCCCTACTGCTGTATGTATCCTGTTACTTTGAAAAAGAAGCTTTGGAAAGGAAACCTAAACCTCTAATGTC TGAACAAAGTGTAACAGAAAGGAAAGCAGTAGCTGAAGCATGTGCCAAAGTCGAAATAGCAAGAAAACAGCTTGCCTTGAAGTACTCCATTCTTGTCCTTGGACTTGGGATGTCTCAGCAGCACCATATGGCATGTGGGAA GAGCAGGGTGTCATCAACTTACAAAGACAGACAATTGTTTGAG TGCCTGTACAACTTCTGCGCTTACGTGGCCTGGGTGACATTTAGGCGTAAGGATCTGAAAGGGATTCAAGAAGAAGTGGGCAGGCTCCTTCGTTCGGATACCTTCAATCCTGCAATCAGAGTAAGACAGGCTTCCGAGGAGCAATCGAAAAAGAAAAGCACTGTAAAAGGCAAGGTCTGCCCTCCGGAGAGAAG GAAGCGTAATCCAAAACGACCAGCAATAAAAAGCATAATTAACCAGAGGTCTCCTGTGATTGTGTCTCTCCTGCCATCCCCGAAAGAGAAATCCCAGTATCTCTTCAAACCCCACCGACTAGACCAAGACAAAACCATTGATAGCTGTGACATTGAAGCTCTGGTAGATGAACTCTCTGCTGCTTTATCATCTaa CTTTGGAATTATTGGGGAGCCTCTGAGCCAGTACAGCATGCAAACCCTCGTGCCTTGTGGTGCTGAACCTGAAGATGAAGAAGAGGACGAGCAAGAAAGCAAACTAACAAGCAAAATGTCGCTGGGATCCCGGGGCTTATCGTCTTCTCAAAATGATTCGCAGGGAAATGTGAGCCGACCACGTACTGTTGTATCAAGAACAACTACAGAGGGGTTCTGTTCTGacactgaataa
- the LOC117421803 gene encoding protein phosphatase 1 regulatory subunit 36-like isoform X3 produces the protein MVNTATNLPMKSIGALVPGRWQWEEETQTLQFFSFSQSIDTKDKRKKKAINFQETGSKRADRLPGSPPVTTQGFGGARIPVDKKMMGNAPGIMRGSPRLGLKQGQREHITVEDVKSVAFNLLQENESLSIPLCFTTVMSEQSVTERKAVAEACAKVEIARKQLALKYSILVLGLGMSQQHHMACGKSRVSSTYKDRQLFECLYNFCAYVAWVTFRRKDLKGIQEEVGRLLRSDTFNPAIRVRQASEEQSKKKSTVKGKVCPPERRKRNPKRPAIKSIINQRSPVIVSLLPSPKEKSQYLFKPHRLDQDKTIDSCDIEALVDELSAALSSNFGIIGEPLSQYSMQTLVPCGAEPEDEEEDEQESKLTSKMSLGSRGLSSSQNDSQGNVSRPRTVVSRTTTEGFCSDTE, from the exons ATGGTAAACACTGCAACTAACTTACCTATGAAAAGT ATTGGAGCACTTGTACCAGGACGATGGCAGTGGGAGGAGGAGACACAAACCCTTCAATTCTTCAG TTTCAGTCAATCCATAGACACGAAAGATAAAAGGAAGAAGAAAGCAATCAATTTTCAGGAAACTGGCAGTAAGCGTGCagacag ATTGCCAGGATCCCCGCCTGTTACCACACAAGGCTTTGGAGGTGCAAGAATCCCTGTGGATAAAAAAATGATGGGGAACGCCCCGGGGATAATGCGGGGGTCCCCTCGACTTGGCTTAAAGCAAGGGCAGCGGGAGCACATCACTGTAGAGGACGTTAAGA gtgTGGCGTTTAACTTGCTCCAGGAAAATGAATCCCTTAGCATACCTCTGTGTTTTACCACTGTAATGAG TGAACAAAGTGTAACAGAAAGGAAAGCAGTAGCTGAAGCATGTGCCAAAGTCGAAATAGCAAGAAAACAGCTTGCCTTGAAGTACTCCATTCTTGTCCTTGGACTTGGGATGTCTCAGCAGCACCATATGGCATGTGGGAA GAGCAGGGTGTCATCAACTTACAAAGACAGACAATTGTTTGAG TGCCTGTACAACTTCTGCGCTTACGTGGCCTGGGTGACATTTAGGCGTAAGGATCTGAAAGGGATTCAAGAAGAAGTGGGCAGGCTCCTTCGTTCGGATACCTTCAATCCTGCAATCAGAGTAAGACAGGCTTCCGAGGAGCAATCGAAAAAGAAAAGCACTGTAAAAGGCAAGGTCTGCCCTCCGGAGAGAAG GAAGCGTAATCCAAAACGACCAGCAATAAAAAGCATAATTAACCAGAGGTCTCCTGTGATTGTGTCTCTCCTGCCATCCCCGAAAGAGAAATCCCAGTATCTCTTCAAACCCCACCGACTAGACCAAGACAAAACCATTGATAGCTGTGACATTGAAGCTCTGGTAGATGAACTCTCTGCTGCTTTATCATCTaa CTTTGGAATTATTGGGGAGCCTCTGAGCCAGTACAGCATGCAAACCCTCGTGCCTTGTGGTGCTGAACCTGAAGATGAAGAAGAGGACGAGCAAGAAAGCAAACTAACAAGCAAAATGTCGCTGGGATCCCGGGGCTTATCGTCTTCTCAAAATGATTCGCAGGGAAATGTGAGCCGACCACGTACTGTTGTATCAAGAACAACTACAGAGGGGTTCTGTTCTGacactgaataa
- the LOC117421803 gene encoding protein phosphatase 1 regulatory subunit 36-like isoform X4, translating to MMGNAPGIMRGSPRLGLKQGQREHITVEDVKSVAFNLLQENESLSIPLCFTTVMRSQQLNNFLSALLLYVSCYFEKEALERKPKPLMSEQSVTERKAVAEACAKVEIARKQLALKYSILVLGLGMSQQHHMACGKSRVSSTYKDRQLFECLYNFCAYVAWVTFRRKDLKGIQEEVGRLLRSDTFNPAIRVRQASEEQSKKKSTVKGKVCPPERRKRNPKRPAIKSIINQRSPVIVSLLPSPKEKSQYLFKPHRLDQDKTIDSCDIEALVDELSAALSSNFGIIGEPLSQYSMQTLVPCGAEPEDEEEDEQESKLTSKMSLGSRGLSSSQNDSQGNVSRPRTVVSRTTTEGFCSDTE from the exons ATGATGGGGAACGCCCCGGGGATAATGCGGGGGTCCCCTCGACTTGGCTTAAAGCAAGGGCAGCGGGAGCACATCACTGTAGAGGACGTTAAGA gtgTGGCGTTTAACTTGCTCCAGGAAAATGAATCCCTTAGCATACCTCTGTGTTTTACCACTGTAATGAG AAGCCAGCAACTCAATAACTTTCTGTCTGCCCTACTGCTGTATGTATCCTGTTACTTTGAAAAAGAAGCTTTGGAAAGGAAACCTAAACCTCTAATGTC TGAACAAAGTGTAACAGAAAGGAAAGCAGTAGCTGAAGCATGTGCCAAAGTCGAAATAGCAAGAAAACAGCTTGCCTTGAAGTACTCCATTCTTGTCCTTGGACTTGGGATGTCTCAGCAGCACCATATGGCATGTGGGAA GAGCAGGGTGTCATCAACTTACAAAGACAGACAATTGTTTGAG TGCCTGTACAACTTCTGCGCTTACGTGGCCTGGGTGACATTTAGGCGTAAGGATCTGAAAGGGATTCAAGAAGAAGTGGGCAGGCTCCTTCGTTCGGATACCTTCAATCCTGCAATCAGAGTAAGACAGGCTTCCGAGGAGCAATCGAAAAAGAAAAGCACTGTAAAAGGCAAGGTCTGCCCTCCGGAGAGAAG GAAGCGTAATCCAAAACGACCAGCAATAAAAAGCATAATTAACCAGAGGTCTCCTGTGATTGTGTCTCTCCTGCCATCCCCGAAAGAGAAATCCCAGTATCTCTTCAAACCCCACCGACTAGACCAAGACAAAACCATTGATAGCTGTGACATTGAAGCTCTGGTAGATGAACTCTCTGCTGCTTTATCATCTaa CTTTGGAATTATTGGGGAGCCTCTGAGCCAGTACAGCATGCAAACCCTCGTGCCTTGTGGTGCTGAACCTGAAGATGAAGAAGAGGACGAGCAAGAAAGCAAACTAACAAGCAAAATGTCGCTGGGATCCCGGGGCTTATCGTCTTCTCAAAATGATTCGCAGGGAAATGTGAGCCGACCACGTACTGTTGTATCAAGAACAACTACAGAGGGGTTCTGTTCTGacactgaataa